A part of Arachis hypogaea cultivar Tifrunner chromosome 12, arahy.Tifrunner.gnm2.J5K5, whole genome shotgun sequence genomic DNA contains:
- the LOC112727869 gene encoding uncharacterized protein, with protein sequence MSFSKKLPLVLLFSSLFIHASLGELVCEDLPKDLCAFSIASSGKRCLLETERAADGGVEYQCRTSEAVVERMSEYIETDQCVADCGVDRSSVGISSDAFFEPQFSGKLCSPACYKNCPNIVDLFFNLAAGEGVYLPELCEKHKTNPHRAMVELMSSGVAAPGPVSNNLSEDISSASAPSPQ encoded by the exons ATGTCTTTCTCAAAGAAATTGCCTTTGGTTCtcttgttttcttcccttttcatCCATGCATCTTTAG GTGAGTTGGTATGTGAGGACTTGCCAAAGGACTTGTGTGCATTCTCAATAGCCTCCTCAGGGAAGAGGTGCTTATTAGAGACGGAGAGAGCGGCGGACGGCGGCGTGGAGTACCAATGCCGGACGTCAGAAGCCGTGGTGGAGAGGATGTCGGAGTACATCGAGACGGACCAATGTGTGGCCGATTGTGGGGTTGATAGGAGCTCAGTTGGGATCTCATCTGATGCTTTTTTTGAGCCACAATTCTCCGGCAAGCTTTGCTCCCCAGCATGTTACAAGAATTGCCCTAACATTGTTGACCTTTTCTTCAACTTGGCTGCTGGAGAGG GAGTGTATTTGCCAGAGCTATGTGAGAAGCACAAGACAAATCCTCACCGTGCCATGGTTGAGCTAATGAGCTCAGGAGTTGCAGCCCCAGGACCTGTTTCTAATAATCTCTCTGAAGATATTTCATCAGCATCTGCCCCTTCTCCACagtaa